The sequence ATCTTCGTAGTAGATGGCCTCGACCGGGCACACCGGCTCGCAGGCTCCGCAGTCCACACACTCATCCGGGTGGATGTAAAGGGCTCGACCGCCTTCGTAGATGCAGTCAACCGGGCACTCCTCCACGCAGGCCCGGTCCATCACGTCAACGCACGGCTTCCCGATCACATATGCCATGGGCACAGAGTTTACACAAGGGATTTTGTAGAAACTAGAAAGGCGAACCTAAATCTCAAGGGCCGAAGGCGACACCTCGACGCCGCCCCGCAGCAGCTGCCCTACCAACACGAGAACCATTGCGTTCGTTGAGGATTCACACAAATCAGCAGCTCCGGCGGAACGGTTCCCCGAGCGCGACAGGCGAGACCTGGCGGGGGCGGCGCGCAGGCCGTCGAGTAGAAACGAATGATGACTGATGCACCCCGCTACCGTGCCTCCTCCGACTTCCCCAGTCTTCGGTTCGAGCCCGGCGACAACGGCGTGCTGCAGCTGGTGCTGGACGCGCCCGGACTCAATTCGGTGGGCCCGCAGATGCACCGCGACCTCGCCGATGTGTGGCCGGTGATCGACCGCGACGACGACGTGCGCGCGGTACTGGTCCGCGGTGAGGGCAAGGCGTTCTCCGCCGGCGGCAGCTTCGAGCTGATCGAGAAGATCGTCGGCGATCACGCCGGACGGATGCAGGTGCTGCGGGAGGCCCGCGACCTGGTGCTGAACATGGTCAACTTCTCCAAGCCGGTGATCTCGGCGATCAACGGGCCCGCCGTGGGCGCGGGCCTGGTGGTGGCACTGCTCTCGGACATTTCGGTGGCCGGGCGCACCGCCAGGTTGATCGACGGCCACACCAAGCTCGGGGTGGCCGCCGGGGATCACGCGGCGATCTGCTGGCCGTTGCTGGTGGGCATGGCCAAGGCCAAGTACTACCTGCTGACCTGCGAGACCCTGCACGGTGAGGAGGCCGAGCGGATCGGCCTGGTCTCCACGTGCGTCGACGACGACGAGGTGCTGGCCACCGCGACCCGCATCGCCGACGACCTGGCGCACGGCGCCCAAGACGCGATCCGCTTCACCAAGCACAGCCTCAACTACTGGTATCGGCAGTTCGCGCCGGCCTTCGAGACCGCGTTGGGGCTGGAGTTCCTCGGTTTCTCCGGTCCGGACGTGCACGAGGGCCTGGCCGCCATCCGGGAGAAGCGCAAGCCGCAGTTCGGCTGAGTCAGCCGGCGCCGCCGCTCAGACTCGTTGCGCGGCGAGCGCCTGCTCCTTGGCCCAGCGGTAGTCGGCCTTGCCCGACGGCGAGCGCTGCACCTGGGCGCAGAACACCACGTCTTTGGGCAGCTTGTAGCGCGCGATGTGGTTCGCCGCCTCGGTGACGATGTCCTCAGCCCCGGCGTCGGCGCCGGGCGCCAACTGCACCACCGCGACCACCTCGTTGCCCCACCGCTCGCTGGGCCGGCCCACCACCACGACGTCGTAGACGGCCGGATGGTGCGCAATCGCGGCTTCGACCTCCTCGGCGAAGATCTTTTCGCCGCCGGAGTTGATCGTCACCGAGTCGCGGCCCAGCAGCTCAATCCCACCGTCGGCGTCCCAGCGAGCCCGGTCACCGGGAACCGAGTGCCGGATCCCCTCGATGACCGGGAAGGTGCGCGCGGATTTCTCCGGGTCGCCCAGGTACCCCAGCGGCACATGTCCCTGCTGCGCCAGCCAGCCGATCTCGTCGTCGCCGGGCTTGAGAATGCGGGTCATGTCCTCGCTGACCACCACCGCGCCCGGGTTCGGGGTGAATCGGCCGGTGGAGGCCACATCGCGGCTGGTGGTCTGTCCCATCTGCGCCCCGGTCTCCGAAGAACCGCCGGCGTCCAGGATCGACAGCTGCGGCAGCAGATCCACCATCCGCTGCTTGACCGGGACGGTGAGCGATGCACCGCCGCTGGCCAGCACGAACAGTCCCGACAGCGCCTCAGCCAGCTGGGGGCCACCGGCTGCCAGCGCGTCGGCGAGCGGACGTGCGAAGGCATCGCCGACGATCGACAGCGAGATGACTCGCTCCTTGGCCGCCAGTTCCCACGTGCGCACCGGGTCGAACCGGTCGGTGGTCGCCGACATCACGAACGGCCGCCCGCCCAGCAGCGTGATGAAGGCGGCCCACTGGGCGGCGCCGTGCATCAACGGCGCCACTGTCATCGAGCCTGCCGGCACGGCGGCGCAGGCGCGGTCGACGATCTCCTCCACCGTGGTGGGCACGGCACCGGTGCCGAACTCCCGGCCGCCCATGGCGCCGACGAAGATGTCGTGCTGACGCCACAACACGCCCTTGGGCATGCCGGTGGTGCCGCCGGTGTAGAGCAGATATAGGTCGTCCGGGGACAGCGCCAGGCCCAACGGTTCGGCGGAAGTGGCGTCCAGCAGCTCCTCGTAGCGGACCGCACCGGGCAGCGGCTCGTTGCCGGAGTCGTCCTCGACGTGGATCAGCGGCATCGCGGGCAGCCGGTCACCGGCCTGCTGCAACGCTTCGGCCAGCGTGGGCGCGTACCGGGCGTGGTACATGATCGCCTCGGCGGAGGCATTGGTCAGCAGGTAGACCAGTTCGTCGGCGACGTAGCGGTAGTTGACGTTGAACGGCGCGACCCGGGCGTGGTAGGCGCCGAGCATGCCTTCCAGATACTCGTTGCCGTTGGCCAGGTACAGCGCGAGGTGGCTCTGCCCGGATTCGTGGCCGGCCAGCTCGGAGCGTTCGTGGCGCACCCCCAGGCCACGCTCGTGCAGGGCCCGCGCCAGCCGGCGGGACCGGTCCTCGATCTGCTGGTAGCTGAATCGACGGTCGCCGAAGACGATGCAATCCCGCTCTGGCACGGCCGCCGCCACGGCCGAGAACACTTGGGCGAGGTTGAATTCCACTGCCGCTCCTCGATTCGATCGCAACGCCTGGGTAACGCTACTAGGTGACGCCTATTCGACCGCCGACGGTCGCGACGGGCTTTCCCGCCCGACGTCAGGCATGCTTGGCCGCATGTCGGTGGATGTCCTGCTGTACTCGATCCCGCCCGTGCTGGTCTATCTGCTCGTCGGCGCGGTTATCGGGATAGAGAGCCTGGGCGTCCCGTTGCCGGGCGAGCTCATGCTGGTCGGAGCGGCGCTGTTGTCGTCACGGCATGAGTTGGCGGTCGACCCGGTCGGGGTCGCGGTGGCGGCGGTGATCGGCGCGGTGATCGGTGACTCGATCGGCTATTCGATCGGCCGGCGATTCGGTATGCCGCTCTTCGACCGCCTGGGCCGGCGATTTCCGAATCACTTCGGTCCCGGCCACATCGCTTTCGCCGAACAGTCCTTCGGCCGCTGGGGCGCCAGTGCGGTGTTCTTCGGCCGATTCGTGGCACTGCTGCGCATCCTGGCCGGCCCGCTGGCCGGAGCGTTGAAGATGCGTTACCCGCATTTCCTGGTCGCCAATGTGACCGGCGCGATCTTCTGGGCCGGGGGGACCACCGCGCTGGTGTACTACGCCGGGGTCGCGGCCGAGCACTGGCTGTCCCGGTTCTCCTGGGTTGCGCTGCTGATCGCGCTGCTCGCCGGGCTGATCGCGGCCCTCGCGCTGAGGGGCCGCGTCGGCGCCCGGATCGCAGAACTGGACGCCCAACATCGGGCCGAGCCGGACCCGGTCACCGAATAGCCAGCGAATTGGGGGCGAATAAGGGTTGTCCCCGCACCGAAGCGAGAGCATGGTGGAAGGGAGACCGGCGGCGCCGCCGGGGCGTCGCCCCGATCACTCGGAGGCCCCTATGTTCGCGCGTGCAACCACCATTCACGCCCATCCTTCCTTCCTCGATGAGGGGATCACCCACGTCCGCGGCGTGGTGATGCCGGCCCTGGCCGATATGGACGGCTGCGCGGGAATGTCCATGCTGGTCGACCGCGACGCCGGCCGGTGCATCGTCACCTCATCCTGGCTGGATGAAGACACCCTGCGAGCAAGCGAGGCCGCCGCTCAGCAGATGTGCGACCGCGCCGCCGAGATCTTCCACGCCACCGCCGAGATCACCCGCTGGGAGATCGCCGCGGCGCGCCGCGATCATCGGTCTCGGCGGCATGCGGGCGTGCGCGTCACCTGGCTGCGGACCGACCCGGCGGGCTGCGAGCGGATGATCGACACTTACAAGCTGGCGCTGATGCCTGAGCTGGAGGATCTGAACGGCTTCTGCAGCACCACCCTGCTGGTGGACCGCCATTCGGGCCGCGCGGTGTCATCGGTCAGCTTCGACGACCGGGCGGCGCTGGTGGCCAGTCGCAGCGGCGAGCAGGCGATCTGGGCCCGGGCCGTCAACGATGCCGGCGCAGAGATACTGGAAGTCGCCGAATTCGATCTGGCGATCGCCCACCTGAACGTGCCCGAGATGGCGTAGGCCCCATCAGGCGCGAGGACTGACCCGCGAAACTTCGGCACGCCCGAACGCGTGGCGCTGGCTACGCTCGGCCTCATGACACGCCGACGGCGACCGCGCCCGGCCCCGAGTTATCCGAAGACTCGGCGGATCCGTTTCCGCTTCGACGACGGCTTCGACAGCAGCGACGGCTACGGCAAGTATTTCGCCGACGACGACATGGTGCTCAGCCACTTCCTGGCCGGGTTGTCCGGTGGCTTTCCGGCGGGCGAGGAATCTTTCATCCGATCGGTGCGCCGCTTTGCCGATCGCGTCACCGACCCGGTGCTGAAAAAGCAGGTGGCAGGGTTCATCGGTCAGGAGTCCATACACGGCCAGGAGCACCGCCGGCTCAACGCGGTGCTCGCGGCCAAGGGCTATCCGATCCGCTGGCAGGACTCGGAGGCGGTGCACCGCTGGCGGATTCGCGCCGAAGAACGCACCCCGGCCATGGTGCACCTGGCCCAGACCGCGGCGCTGGAGCACTACACCGCGGTCCTGGCGGAGCGCATTCTTTCCACTGACGAGATCCAGGCCATCCCGGGGACGCCCGAGGTATGGAACCTGCTGAATTGGCATGCGGTGGAAGAACTCGAGCACAAGTCGGTGGCCTTTGACCTCTATCGCGCCGTCGGGGGTTCCGAGACGATCCGGATCGCGGCGATGGCGGTGGTGATCGCCGCCACGGTTCCGCTCATCGCACTTGGACTGCTTGTCTCGCTGGGCCGCGACCCGGTGGCACGCCGGCAACCGCGGCGGGCGTTGCGGGGAATCGCCGACCTGTACCGCGGGCCGTTCTTCCGTGGATTTCTGCGGGACGCGGCGGTGTACCTGCGCCCGGGATTTCACCCCGAAGACGTGGATACCGTTGCACTACTTGACCATTGGCGCTCGCGCCTGTTCGGCGCCGGGGGCACCCTCAACGACCATTTGCGCTGAAAGCTCATGGCGGCCTGCGTCGCTAGCCGTCGTTCGCTTTCAGCGCCGCAGCCAGTCTGGCGCGCGAGCGGATGCCGAGTTTGCGGTACACACTCGACAGCGTGCTCTCGATGGTCTTCTCTGACAGAAACAGTTCGGCGGCGATCTCGCGGTTGGTCAAACCGTGAGCCGCGAGAACGGCGGCGCGTCTTTCGGCGGGAGTCAGTCGCTGGCCATCACCGCGCGCGCCGCTCAGTCGAGCTAACTCCGCCCGCGCCCGCTCCGCCCAGAACGGCGCGCCGAGCTCCTCAAAGGCATGGAGCGCGGCGGTGAGAGTCGTGGCCGCGCTCCCCCGTTGGCGCCGGCGGCGTTGAAGTTGGCCCAACAGCAGCTGCGTGCGCGCTTGCTCGAAGGGCATCGGAAGCCGCTGGTGGTGCGCCATGGCGCGCTCCAGGGCGCGGAGTGCTGCGGCAAGGTCGCCACGAGCGGCCAGCACCGCGGCCCGCCCGCGTGCCCCGACCGCCAGCATCCAGGGACGATCACGGTCCGCGCCGTGCGTCTCGAGTGCGTCGACCAGCACTTCGGCCTCTGCGACGTGTTCGAGTGAGGTGAGCGCTTCGATGGCGTCGGGAAGATGTTCGCCGCCCTCGATCTCCAGTTCGTGGGGCGGATCGAATTCGTCGAGCAGCGGCCGTAGGACGGCCAGCGCCGCAGCGTAGTCACCAAGGGATACCTCGAGGAAGGCCAGGACTCTGGTCGGTTCCTTGAGTTGGCGAAGCGCGCCGACGGCGCGGGCCGCCTCGATCGCAGCGCCGGCGTCGGCGCGGGCATCGGCAGCGCGCCCCTGGAATGCCGCGACGGCCGCGCGTTTGGTCCATGCGGTAGCGCAGGACAGCCGCCCACCGAGTTGTTCGGCACGCTGCACAGCCGCGTGCGCGGCGCGGCCCGCGTCGTCGTACCGGCCCGCCCAGATCGCCACCGCGGCAATGCGATTGTCGACCCAGACGAGATCCACCTCGCTGCCGTCGGTAGTCATGCCGTGGCGAACCGCGTGTATCTGGGCGTCGGCGGTCTCGAGGTCACCGACGTACGCCGAGATCACCGCTTCGGTGGCTCGCGCGCGCAAGAACGTGGTGGCACCGCTGCGGGGGTCTTCGAGCTGCACGGCCAGCTGCAACGCCTGACGGTCGACACCCCCGCCCCAGATGAACGTCGCCGTCACCCAAATCGCCAATGCCTGGCTGCGCAGCCCGGGCGCGTCGAGTTCCTCAGCCAACGCGATGGCGCGCTGAGCGTGTTCGATCGTCGCGCTCATCCGGCCGGCGATGGCCAGCGCCAAGGACAAACGCAAGAGGCACACGAGTCTCAGCATGGGCGCATCGGCAGCCTCATCGGCGGCCGCCGACAGCGCCTCGATAGCGCCGGACAAGTCGTCGTCGTAAGCCTTTACCGCGCCCAGGTGCGCCAGCGCCAAGGCACGCAACGGCCCAGGTGGCTGATCGGCGAGTACGGACTGCAGATGGGTGCGCGCCAGCACTATCGATCCCGAGCGAAAGTGCAGTTCCGCCGAGCGGATACGACGCTGCGGACTATCACCACCGCGGTCCAGGACCAAGTCGATCAGCTCGGCAGCGGCGGCCAGCGCGCCCCGCGCCGTCAAGGTGTCGGTAGCCGCGTCTATCTCAGCCAGGGTGCCCGCGTCATTGATTGTCGCCGCCAACGCCAGGTGACGTGCCCGTAGCCCGGAGTCGGCGACGACACCAGCCAGGGCTCGATGGGTGGCGCGACGGCGCGCCGGAGAAGCGTTGGCGGACACGCCATTGGCGTAGAGCGGATGGGCGAATCGGACGTGGTGACCGTCAAGGGTGACCACACCGAGTTTCTCGCAGACTTCGATCGACTCCACCACACGTTCGGGTGACAGCGTGGTGACCCGACTCAGCTCCTCCGCTGTCGGCGATGCAGAGCAGGCCGCGGCCAACAGCACCGCGTGCGCGTCGTCGCCTAAGCGTTCGAGGCGGCGGCACACCAGGGCGGCCAGACTGTCCGGCAGATCGGCCGCGGCTCCTGGCATGTCCAGCTCGGCGCGGGCCAGTTCGAGCGCAAACATCGGGTTGCCGCCTGAGATGCCATGGACCCGCTTAAGTGCCGGGCGCGGCAGCGTGCGGCCCCACCGTGCGGCGATCAGATCGTGCACGCCGTCCAGATCCAACGGGCCCATCCGGACACGCGTGGCGACCGCGGGGTTGCGAAAGGTCAACCACTGAGCCAAGTCAGCGAGATTGGACTCACCGACGCGGACCGTGACCAGAAGCGCCGCCCCCTTCGACAGACGCCGGGCGGTGAACCCGATTACCGCACGACTGGAAGGGTCGAGCCACTGGACGTCGTCGACCGCCAGCAACACCGGCGATCTCGCGCTGAGGCGCTCGACGGCCGCGCAGAACGCAGCGGCGAGCGCCCGTTCATCGATGGCCGGCACACCCGGGGTCAGGTCGCCTCGTGCCCGGTCCAGCGCAAGGCGCTGCTGACTGGGCAGTTCACCCAGCACCGTGTCGTCGATCCCGTCGAGCAAATCAGCAACCGCGGCGAACGCATACTCGACCTCCGTCACTGATCCCTGCGCCGACAGCACCGAAAATCCTTGAGAGCGAGCTGCTTCGGTGGCGCTCAGCATCAGCGTGGTCTTGCCGATGCCGGCCTGTCCCTCGACCACCAACGCCGCAGGCCCCGGTCGAGCACGTGCCAGCAAATCCGACACTGCCCGCGTCTCCGCGCGCGGCACCGTCGTTGACACCGTTTCATCCTCGCACCGCGGGTTAATCTTTGGGCACGGCGCGTTGCCGCGTTTGCTAGGAGGTATCACCCATGCGCTCTTTCAGCCTGGCCGTGGTCGTCACGGTTGCCGTCATGTTCGGTTGCGTGGCCGTGGCTGTGGCGGCCCCGAAGGATTACTGCGCCGAGCTCAAAGGCGGCAATACCGGCCGCACGTGTGAGATCCAGCTCTCCGACGCCGGGTACAGCGTCGACATCAGCATGCCGCTGAACTACCCGGATCAGAAGTCGGTTGCCGAGTACATCGCCCAGACACGCGACGCGTTCCTCAACTCGGCCAAGTCTGGCGCGCCCGGCAGCGCACCAGCCAAGTTGAGCATCAAGCCGACGGAGTACACCTCGTCGATTCCCCCGCGCGGCACGCAAGCGGTGGTGTTCACGGTGGACCAAAACGTCGGCGGGGCCCAGCCACAGACGACGTACAAGGCGTTCAACTGGGACCAGACCTATCGCAAGGCGATCACCTTCGCGGCCGCATCGGACGACAAGGAACATGCGCCGTTGTGGCAGGTGGATGATCCGCTGAAGACCGTCGCGCCGATCGTCCAGGCGGAACTGCAGCAGCAGCTGGCACCGGCGCCCACGCAATCAGGACAGTCGACTACCTCCACGTCCACGTCCACGTCCACCACGGCGCCACCACCGTTGCCGTTCGCGCAAGCCGCGCTGTATGACCCCGCCAACTATCAGAATTTCGCGGTGGTCAACGACGGGGTGATCTTCTTCTTCGACCAGGGCGTCTTGTTGCCCGCTTCGTCGGGGGCGTTACACGTGCTGGTGCCCCGGTCGGCGATCGACCCGATGATCGCCTGACAGCTCCGGACTCGGGTTTGCCGGAACGGACACGAACCGTATCAACCTCCGGCGCAGGCGGATTACGAAGCTGATGTGTCACGTTGCGTCAACTTTGCGGCACCTGGCACACGCCCCGAAAACAAGAAAAGCCACCTGCTTGCAGGCGGCTCTTTTGTGGTCCCGGCTGGGATCGAACCAGCGACCTTCCGCGTGTGAGGCGGACGCTCTCCCCCTGAGCTACGAGACCGGATGAACGAGGACGAACACTAGCACGCCGTGCCCGCTAAGCATCAATGCGCAGGCCCACTTTCGCGCGACTCGCCGCTCTGACATGCAAAGTTGTGTTGTCTCACATGTGTCCGCTAATGTTCTGCATCGCGACGGGCGACGATCTCGCCCGTGGCACGCGGATGTAGCGCAGTTGGTAGCGCATCACCTTGCCAAGGTGAGGGTCGCGGGTTCGAATCCCGTCATCCGCTCGAGGGTGTCAAGTGGCATCAACCCCTTGCGGTGGAGTGGCCGAGTGGTGAGGCAACGGCCTGCAAAGCCGTGCACACGGGTTCGATTCCCGTCTCCACCTCCGTCCCAAGGCTCTAAGCGCGGTTAGCTCAGCGGGAGAGCGCTTCCCTGACACGGAAGAGGTCGCTGGTTCAATCCCAGTACCGCGCACCAGGCTCAACACAGCAAAAACCCCTGCCGCCACCGCGTGACGACAGGGGTTTTTCGGTTCGGCGGACTAGCTCTTGTTGGCCTTGACCACCATGCCGACGAGCGCGGTGACGATGGTGCCCAGCACCCCGCCGCCGACCAGGCTGCCGGCCGCGTTGGCGAGGTCGAACCCACCGGCAGCACCGCTGGTGAGAATGCTGTTCAAGAGGCCACCGCCGGCCAAGCCACCGAGGCCACCACTGATCAAGCTCCCGAGCCCGCCCGGACTGGGGATCTTTGCCGACATGTCGGCCCCTTTGCCCCCGAGCGCGCCCCCGATAGCCCCTGCGATCAGCGATTCGAGCATGGTGTACCCCTTTGTGAACGGTGCGCCGCTTTGTTAGCTGCGCCTACAGATCAGTTATAACGAAGATCACACTTCGCGAAGCTGCATTTGCGCAGATCTACCGGAATTCTGGGCCGGGCCGAGACCACGAGCCGGCAGGCACCACAATCGGTAGCACCGCACGAACCGGGAAAAGTCGCGAAAGGTGGTCCCATGAATCGACCCATCGTCGCCCTGTCGGTGTTCGCCCTGGCAGCCTCCGCTTTGTCGGCGGCGTGTTCGGGCCACACCGATCAGACGAGCGGGCCTCCCTCGGCCGCCACATCCGGCGAATCGGGTACGGCAACGCCGAAACCCGCCGGGCACGCCGGCGACGCCCTGACCCTCACCCGCGTCGACGGCAGCACCGTCACCGTCACCTTGGAGAAGGTGATCAACCCCGCGACCGTCAAGCCCGGCCCCGGCGATCCGGGCGTCACCTATGTCGCGACGCAGTTCACGATCGCCAACCCGGGAACCGCAACCATGAACGGCGACGTCAACACCAACGTCTGGGCGTTCGGTTCCGACGGCCGGCGCTACGCGCCGGATCTGAAAGATGTCGGCGAATGCACGAACTTCGACTCCGGCATGTTCCACATCGCCCCGGGCGAGTCCGCGACCGGTTGCGTGGTCTTCGCGCTGCCGGCCGGTGTGAGCCCGGCGAAAGTCAGGTACGCGCCGTCGTCGGGATTCGCCGAAGGCTTCGGGGAATGGCTTCTTCCCTCCCCCACCCGAGCCACGCCGGCCCCCAACGTCAACTAACGGTTGACGCAAACCATCCCGTCAACCTAGTGTTGACGGCATGGTCGATCCCACCCCGCTCACCCAGTCGGTCCGTCTCGACGACCTCATCAACGCCATCACCGGCGTGCACGACAACCCGCTCGAGCGGTTGACCGATGCCGTGCTGGCCGCCGAGCACCTCGGCGAAGTCGCTGACCATCTGATCGGGCACTTCGTCGACCAGGCACGCCGATCCGGAGCGTCATGGACCGATATCGGCAAGTGCATGGGCGTCACCAAGCAAGCGGCGCAGAAGAAGTTCGTCCCGCGCCCCGAGGCCGCCACGCTCGATCCCGAACAGGGCTTCGCTCGCTTCACCCCACGGGCACGCAGTGCGGTGGTGGCGGCCCAGAACGCCGCCCACCGGGCACGCAACGCCGAGATCACCCCCGACCATCTGGT is a genomic window of Mycolicibacter heraklionensis containing:
- the fdxA gene encoding ferredoxin, giving the protein MAYVIGKPCVDVMDRACVEECPVDCIYEGGRALYIHPDECVDCGACEPVCPVEAIYYEDDLPDELQPHQADNAAFFAEALPGRDEALGSPGGAAKIGPLGIDTPLVASFPPQGE
- a CDS encoding enoyl-CoA hydratase/isomerase family protein; protein product: MTDAPRYRASSDFPSLRFEPGDNGVLQLVLDAPGLNSVGPQMHRDLADVWPVIDRDDDVRAVLVRGEGKAFSAGGSFELIEKIVGDHAGRMQVLREARDLVLNMVNFSKPVISAINGPAVGAGLVVALLSDISVAGRTARLIDGHTKLGVAAGDHAAICWPLLVGMAKAKYYLLTCETLHGEEAERIGLVSTCVDDDEVLATATRIADDLAHGAQDAIRFTKHSLNYWYRQFAPAFETALGLEFLGFSGPDVHEGLAAIREKRKPQFG
- a CDS encoding acyl-CoA synthetase; this encodes MEFNLAQVFSAVAAAVPERDCIVFGDRRFSYQQIEDRSRRLARALHERGLGVRHERSELAGHESGQSHLALYLANGNEYLEGMLGAYHARVAPFNVNYRYVADELVYLLTNASAEAIMYHARYAPTLAEALQQAGDRLPAMPLIHVEDDSGNEPLPGAVRYEELLDATSAEPLGLALSPDDLYLLYTGGTTGMPKGVLWRQHDIFVGAMGGREFGTGAVPTTVEEIVDRACAAVPAGSMTVAPLMHGAAQWAAFITLLGGRPFVMSATTDRFDPVRTWELAAKERVISLSIVGDAFARPLADALAAGGPQLAEALSGLFVLASGGASLTVPVKQRMVDLLPQLSILDAGGSSETGAQMGQTTSRDVASTGRFTPNPGAVVVSEDMTRILKPGDDEIGWLAQQGHVPLGYLGDPEKSARTFPVIEGIRHSVPGDRARWDADGGIELLGRDSVTINSGGEKIFAEEVEAAIAHHPAVYDVVVVGRPSERWGNEVVAVVQLAPGADAGAEDIVTEAANHIARYKLPKDVVFCAQVQRSPSGKADYRWAKEQALAAQRV
- a CDS encoding DedA family protein, which gives rise to MSVDVLLYSIPPVLVYLLVGAVIGIESLGVPLPGELMLVGAALLSSRHELAVDPVGVAVAAVIGAVIGDSIGYSIGRRFGMPLFDRLGRRFPNHFGPGHIAFAEQSFGRWGASAVFFGRFVALLRILAGPLAGALKMRYPHFLVANVTGAIFWAGGTTALVYYAGVAAEHWLSRFSWVALLIALLAGLIAALALRGRVGARIAELDAQHRAEPDPVTE
- a CDS encoding metal-dependent hydrolase encodes the protein MTRRRRPRPAPSYPKTRRIRFRFDDGFDSSDGYGKYFADDDMVLSHFLAGLSGGFPAGEESFIRSVRRFADRVTDPVLKKQVAGFIGQESIHGQEHRRLNAVLAAKGYPIRWQDSEAVHRWRIRAEERTPAMVHLAQTAALEHYTAVLAERILSTDEIQAIPGTPEVWNLLNWHAVEELEHKSVAFDLYRAVGGSETIRIAAMAVVIAATVPLIALGLLVSLGRDPVARRQPRRALRGIADLYRGPFFRGFLRDAAVYLRPGFHPEDVDTVALLDHWRSRLFGAGGTLNDHLR
- a CDS encoding AAA family ATPase, producing MSTTVPRAETRAVSDLLARARPGPAALVVEGQAGIGKTTLMLSATEAARSQGFSVLSAQGSVTEVEYAFAAVADLLDGIDDTVLGELPSQQRLALDRARGDLTPGVPAIDERALAAAFCAAVERLSARSPVLLAVDDVQWLDPSSRAVIGFTARRLSKGAALLVTVRVGESNLADLAQWLTFRNPAVATRVRMGPLDLDGVHDLIAARWGRTLPRPALKRVHGISGGNPMFALELARAELDMPGAAADLPDSLAALVCRRLERLGDDAHAVLLAAACSASPTAEELSRVTTLSPERVVESIEVCEKLGVVTLDGHHVRFAHPLYANGVSANASPARRRATHRALAGVVADSGLRARHLALAATINDAGTLAEIDAATDTLTARGALAAAAELIDLVLDRGGDSPQRRIRSAELHFRSGSIVLARTHLQSVLADQPPGPLRALALAHLGAVKAYDDDLSGAIEALSAAADEAADAPMLRLVCLLRLSLALAIAGRMSATIEHAQRAIALAEELDAPGLRSQALAIWVTATFIWGGGVDRQALQLAVQLEDPRSGATTFLRARATEAVISAYVGDLETADAQIHAVRHGMTTDGSEVDLVWVDNRIAAVAIWAGRYDDAGRAAHAAVQRAEQLGGRLSCATAWTKRAAVAAFQGRAADARADAGAAIEAARAVGALRQLKEPTRVLAFLEVSLGDYAAALAVLRPLLDEFDPPHELEIEGGEHLPDAIEALTSLEHVAEAEVLVDALETHGADRDRPWMLAVGARGRAAVLAARGDLAAALRALERAMAHHQRLPMPFEQARTQLLLGQLQRRRRQRGSAATTLTAALHAFEELGAPFWAERARAELARLSGARGDGQRLTPAERRAAVLAAHGLTNREIAAELFLSEKTIESTLSSVYRKLGIRSRARLAAALKANDG
- a CDS encoding esterase, which encodes MRSFSLAVVVTVAVMFGCVAVAVAAPKDYCAELKGGNTGRTCEIQLSDAGYSVDISMPLNYPDQKSVAEYIAQTRDAFLNSAKSGAPGSAPAKLSIKPTEYTSSIPPRGTQAVVFTVDQNVGGAQPQTTYKAFNWDQTYRKAITFAAASDDKEHAPLWQVDDPLKTVAPIVQAELQQQLAPAPTQSGQSTTSTSTSTSTTAPPPLPFAQAALYDPANYQNFAVVNDGVIFFFDQGVLLPASSGALHVLVPRSAIDPMIA
- a CDS encoding DUF4352 domain-containing protein, producing the protein MNRPIVALSVFALAASALSAACSGHTDQTSGPPSAATSGESGTATPKPAGHAGDALTLTRVDGSTVTVTLEKVINPATVKPGPGDPGVTYVATQFTIANPGTATMNGDVNTNVWAFGSDGRRYAPDLKDVGECTNFDSGMFHIAPGESATGCVVFALPAGVSPAKVRYAPSSGFAEGFGEWLLPSPTRATPAPNVN
- a CDS encoding Clp protease N-terminal domain-containing protein, which translates into the protein MVDPTPLTQSVRLDDLINAITGVHDNPLERLTDAVLAAEHLGEVADHLIGHFVDQARRSGASWTDIGKCMGVTKQAAQKKFVPRPEAATLDPEQGFARFTPRARSAVVAAQNAAHRARNAEITPDHLVLGLLHDPNALATALLTAQRVDPDALAASVTLPPGGAESPALIPFSGPARKALELTFRTALRLGHNYIGTEHLLLALLEAEDDTGPLHRAGVDRERAEADLAKALEAITANLAAPGTETTN